The sequence GGACTGAGGACTGAGGACTGAGTGAGGACTGAGGACTGAGGAGAGAGGCTGGAGTTGAGGAATCCTCAACTGGTAATTCTGGAGTGGAGATGGCTGGTTCCTCAGTCCTGAGTCCTGTCACCTCAGTCCTATTACTGAAGGGTGTTGAGGAATCATCAACTGGTGATTCTGGAGTGGAGAGTATTGCTTCCTCTCTCCTCAGTCCTAACTCCTCAGTCCTCAGTCCTTTTAGCTCAGTCCCATTCAAAGGCTGTATAGTAATGGCTTCTCCCTGCAATAGCTGAGTGCGGGCAGATTGCAAGTTTTGGGCAATTTCCCATCCCTGTTTTTGGAGGAGTTCTACACTCAGATGGGGGGTGTCAATCAAAGTTCTCAAATACTCAACAATTTGCCCAAATTCTGCCAGTTGCAGCATCCCAGCAACCCCTGAAAGTTGGTAATAAACTTGGTTAAGCGTCGCTATTGTTTGCTCTAAAGTTTCTGGTTTAACTTGAGAAAGTTCCGTCTCCAAATGGTTAAAAACCGGAAGTAAATCTTGTTCAAAAATTCTTTTAATAGTTTGCAGGTTTGCCCGATTGTTAAGGCTAGAGCCATTACTGGAAGCAGCGGGCTTAGTATACTGATTTTCTAGCTGGGCTAGAATTTGGGCGATTGCTTCCACTTCAGCTACAGAGGTTGCCTGCATTGTTGCTCCATTATCCTTGCCTTCCGGCTGACAGACTTGGTTGGCGATGGTTCTCAGGAGATCGACCCCTTGCAGCAAAGCGGTAATCGTCGTTGGATTGATTTGGGATAAATCAGCGCGATCGCGCAGAATTGCAAAGCTATCTTCCAGGCAATGAGCCGCTGTCGATAAGGTTTCAAAACCAAACATCAAAGCCGAACCTTTTATCGAGTGGGCAGCCCGAAATAGGTTTTGAACCGCTTGCGATCGCGCTTCAACTTCACTGCTGCTTTCTATCAATAAAAGATTGGCTTCTAGGGATTGCAGGAATTCTTGAGTTTCAGTTACAAAGATACCGATTAGCTCATTGAAATCATCCGAATTCATACTTTTTTCCTTTAAATCAGTCAGCCTTTAGACGTGACTTTAGATTTTATTTAATTAATTCCCATCTTTGTAACAATGCTACATATCAAATATGCTAGTTATTGCTTAATTGTTAGTTAAAAAACTTGCCTACTGTAAACATAAATCGCAATGATATTAAATAAAAAATGAAGTTATTAATTTTAATTACTCCATTTGATTGAGCTGGCATTTTTCTGTTTCCCTCCGGCACCCCTCGCCAAAAAGCGATAAGGGGTGCTGGAGTGAGGTTCTGAATCCTTGACTGCTTATTGCGAACGGAAGTTTGTCACTGAACTTTGGAGTTTATTCACGACAACAGCTAACCCACCAAGTGAATTCGTTACGTCTTCCGCTTTTTGGGCAGTGTTGGTAGAAATAGCGTTCACCTGCTTCACACTGCCTGCAATTTCTTCTGCCGAAATTGTCTGTTTTTGAGCAGCACGAGTAATGTTTTGTACCAAAGCATTAATTTCGCGGCTGACTTCAATAATCGCAATCAGATTCGTCTTGGCAGCTGCGGCAATGTGCGTTCCTTCAACAACTTGTTGAGTACCGGATTCCATTGCCCTCATCACCCGACTAATTTCATCTTGAATTGTTTTCACAATCTCCGATATTTCTTCGGTTGCTGAAGCAGAACGTTCTGCGAGCTTGCGAACTTCCTCCGCTACGACTGCGAAGCCTTGCCCTTGTTCTCCGGCGCGTGCTGCCTCAATTGTGGCATTCAATGCCAGCAAGTTTGTTTGAGAAGCAATTTGAGAAATAGATGTTACAATTTTGCCAATTTGTTGCGACCCTTCGCCTAGACGTTTCATCATTTTTGAAGTTTCGGCAATCGTTTGGCGGAGTTCGTTAATTCCATCAACCGTGCGGTCTACCGCTTGCCCTCCCATTTCTGCTGTGGTAGCGGCTTGCTGTGCCACTTGTTCGGCTCGTTTTGCAGCATCTGAGACATCTTTAATCGAGTTGAGCATCCGCTCAATTTGTTTTAAGGTGGACTCAATTTGCAAGGCTTGGGTGCGAGCTTGCTGTGCGAGTTCGTTAGTGTTACCAATCGATGCAGTTGTAGCTTGATTAGCTTGTGCTGCTGCATCTTGGATATTAATGACCACTTTCCGTAAAGAGGTGACAAGGTAGTTGAAAGAGTCTGCTAATGCTCCTAAGATGTCATTGGTGACTTGAGCTTTAACCGTTAAATCTCCCTTGGCTGCACCTTTAATTTCACCCAAAAGCTTGACGACTTGTTGAGTTAGAGAATCTGCCTCAATTTTTCGCTCTTCTGCTAATTTGATAAGTCTATCAGCCGCTTCTTTTTGCTGGGTAATGTCGAAGCGAATCCCGATATATTTGATGATATTGCCATTAGTGTCAAAGATTGGGGACACTGTAGTGTCAACCCAATACAAAGAACCATCTTTGCGCTTATTTTTGATTTCTCCTTTCCACACACCGCCCCGATAAACCGTAGCCCAGAAGTCTTGGAAAAAGGATTTTGGGTGGTAGCCAGAGTTAACGATGCGATGGTTTTGCCCCATTAGTTCTTCCTGGGTGTATCCAGAGATTTGGCAGAACCGCTCGTTAGCATAGGTAATGGTTCCTTTTAAGTCGGTTTCGCTGACAATCGCCGATTCATCAAGGGCATTTTGCCGGTTTTTCAGTTCTTGCAGCAGGCGTTCCTGCTCCTTCGCGAGTTGTTGTAAACGTTCTTGGGCTTGCTTGTCGCTGGTGATGTTGCGACAAACAATCGCCCCGCCTTTGAGGACACCGTTGTCGTCTTTCAGCGGTCTGCCGTTAATTTTTGCCCACAAACCTTCTGGTATACCAGCATGACGGGTAAACATCTCTACGTCGTCAACAGCTTCGCCTCGGATTGCCTTTGTCATCGGTAAATCTGCGGTTGGGTAAACGGTCACGGTATCGGGCAAAAACAAGCCATACTGCGTTGACCATCGATCGGGGGGGGCATCTCCTGAACCCAATCCGAACATTTTCTCCGCAGCGGGGTTGAACAGTAAAAACTTTCCGGTTTCATCGGCGACGATGACTGCCTCACCCATGCTGTTGAGGACTAATTGCAAGATACTGGTTTGCTGCCGAAGTTCAGCCGAGGAACGAGCCAAATCTGCTGCTGTTCTCTGTAAATCTGCTTCCGCTTGTTTGCGATCGCTAATGTCGGTGCAGACGCCAACCCACTCGCGGATACTACCATCTTCTGCTAAGACGGGAATCCCGCGAACCCAGAAGTATCCATAGCTGCCATCTGCGGCTCGGATACGATACTCAACCTGATAGAGACTCTTCGTTTCAAGGGCTTTATTCCAAATACGAGCAGTGGGATCGCGATCTTCTGGATGCACGGCGTCTAACCATCCCCAGCCTTTCACTTGTTCCTCGCTTTGACCTGTAAACGCTCTCCAAGCTGGCATATCAACCACTTGTCCTTGGGCGTCTGTCGCCCAGACTATCTGCGAGGTGGCGGCGATCAATGAGCGATACCTTTCCTCGTTCTGACGGATGGTTTCCTCAGCAGCTTTGCGCTCAGTAATGTCATTGTTGATTTCTAGGATTGCTTTGGGCTGACCGGATTCCTCCCGTTGCAATGTCCAGCGACTCGCGACAACGATCTGTGTCCCATCGCGCTTGGTGTGGATGAGTTCTCCTTCCCAACGTCCATCCCGCAGACACGCGGCTTTAATTTCCTCGACGGGTTGGGGAAAGATGGTTTTTAAAAATGCGTGGATGTATTGTCCTACGGTTTCTTCCTTTGCCCAGCCGTAGAGTCTTTCTGCGCCTTGATTCCAGTAAGCGATGCGATCGTCGAGATCCCGAAGCACGATGGTGTCATTGGCTAAATCCAGCATCTGCACCTGTTGCTGCAATGCTTCTTCTGTCCGCTTGCGATCGCTAATGTCGGTGGAAATCCCACAGAGGGCGTAGGCCGCGCCAGTAGAATTCTTTAAGAGAAACTTCGTGGAAAGGTAGGCGTGGAGTCCATCGTCTTGACCCACAATCTCTTCCATTTCTAAAGAGATTCCGGTTTCAATTACCTTGCGATCGTTAGCCCGGAAGGCATCAGCCATCTCTTTCGGGAAGAAATCATAGTCAGTCTTGCCGACAACCTGCTCTTTAGTTTTGTGGAACAGGATTTCATACTGGCGGTTGACCAGAATGTAACGACCTTCCAAATCTTTGAGATAGATGACAGCAGTGTAATTGTCGATGATTGCCTCTAGGCGTTCTTGACTTTCCCTAAGTTCGGCTTCCGCCTGCTTGCTGGAGGTGATGTCACGGGCAATGCAGTACATGACTTGATTATCAGTCGCCGCGTTCGCAGTCCATGCCAACCATCGGTAGGAGCCATCCTTACACCTATAGCGATTTTCAAAATACAGTACCTGCGAACCAATAGTCAGTTTTTCGGCTTCGGCTAAGCTCTTGTCTCGGTCATCTGGATGGATAAACTCAATAAACGGTTGAGCCAAAAGTTCCTCGACCGCGAAGCCCAGGATTCTTGTCCATGAAGGATTGAGGCGCTTAAAAGTGCCGTCAAATCCGATAATACACAGCAGGTCAAGAGAGAGAGTAAAGAAGCGATCGCGTTCTTGATTCGCTTCCGTTAATTCTGCCGTGCGCTCATCAATGCGTTGTTCGAGTTCTTGATTCAGGGTGCGAAGTTCCGTTTCTGCGCGCTGGCGTTTGATATCAATGCCATTCAGGTTTCGAGAATTCCACCAAATCAGAACGGCAAAAACAATAATATTCAAGCTACCTAAAACCGAGATGGCGATCTCGGTTTCCAAAGACTTCGCCCGGTACCCGGCTAAGATTATCCAACCTAAAAGTGGCGGAATTCCAAGTACAGCCGGTGACATCCGCCTCGCCATCATACCCCCTGCATTCTGACTGGTGACAACTGCCATCACCCCTCGATCTGGACGAGCAAACAGAATGCCGGTGCTAAGAAGCGCAAATCCCACTGCTGCGTGCAAGGCCATTTGGGTGTAAGAGCTAATCCCATAAAGGGATTTCACACCATAAAGGTAGCCCAGTACCCCCAGCAAGGCGACTGAGAATGCCGCTAAGCTAAGAATTTGAGCGGCTTGATAATTAATATAGGGGCCGAGAAACAGCAGTAGAGCCACCCCCAACATCAAAAAATTAAGGGCAGTATTGGGAGCCATCCGACCAGGGGAGGAAGTGCCAAAGGTGTCTGACGACGCCTTGAACAGAAGTTGGTCAATGCCGAAATCCCACCCCAGAACATACTGCATCAGCGTGAGCAAACCGACGACCATAACGATCCCGGCAAACCATTGTCCCAAGCGGCGCTTCGACTCGTCAGCGGGATAACGGTGCCACAACCACAACGATGTACCGCTGAGGATAAAACACACCGCTGCGTTTGCTTTCATCGTTACCAGACCTGGCAAGATGCTTTTCAGGATGGGAATGTTAAACATCCAACCTAGTAGTACCGCACAACCGATTGCAATGACTGCTATAGTGGCTTTTTTAGAAAAGGATTGAAGTGTCCCGATGAGGTCGGAAGACTGAGGCACCTCTATCGGCTGATATGAACTTTCCATCTTATGGCTCCGGCAATCTATGATTTACCAGCGATCCGAATGCGCGATCGCTTCTACATCCACAATCATGAGTAAGCGTCCCTGACAGTCATATAAGCCTCGCAAAAAAGGAGCCAGTTCCTCACTCACCTCTGCTGCCGAGACAATTTGATCGGGATCGAGAGATAGCACACCCTCGACATGAGAAACTGCTAATCCCATCCGCATCGATGGGAGATTGATATCGCGCGGGTCGGGCGCTTCTACGACTAAAATCCGACTCCGAGCTTCGTGACTTTCCACAGGGTCGGCACCCATGAACCGACCAAAATCTGCTACTGCCAGAATTTCCCCTCGCAGATTGGTTAAACCCAATAAAAAAGGAAGCGTATTCGGAACAGCGGTAATGGTTTGATCGCCCAAAACCAGCACTTCTCTGACTGCCGTTAGTTCGACTGCAAACAGGCTCTTGTCTTGACCAAAGAGAACGAATTGGCGAGGCATAAACAATTAAAAATGTAAAATTAAAAATTATAATTATTGATTAATTTTTAATTTTTAATTTTTAATTCTTAGAGAAGGCGTCGTACCAGATTAATAAACTGTTTCGCCTCAAGTGGCTTACTTACATAAGCATCGGCTCCCAGCTCGATTCCCCAAGCTTTATCAATCTCTGTATTTTTTTGCGTACAAAACACGACAGGTAAGTGTTTGGTTTCCTCGTTCTCTCGTAACTCCCGCACCACTTCAAATCCGTTCATTCGTGGCATGACCACATCCAATATCACGAGGTCGGGTGGCTTCTCCTGGATGCGAGCGATCGCTTCCTCTCCATCACTCGCTCTCACCACTTCCATCCCCGCTTCTTGTAAAATTCGGCAAATCATCTCTAGTTCAGTCGGCACATCATCGACGACTAATA comes from Coleofasciculus sp. FACHB-T130 and encodes:
- a CDS encoding response regulator, producing MSRVLVVDDVPTELEMICRILQEAGMEVVRASDGEEAIARIQEKPPDLVILDVVMPRMNGFEVVRELRENEETKHLPVVFCTQKNTEIDKAWGIELGADAYVSKPLEAKQFINLVRRLL
- a CDS encoding chemotaxis protein CheW, giving the protein MPRQFVLFGQDKSLFAVELTAVREVLVLGDQTITAVPNTLPFLLGLTNLRGEILAVADFGRFMGADPVESHEARSRILVVEAPDPRDINLPSMRMGLAVSHVEGVLSLDPDQIVSAAEVSEELAPFLRGLYDCQGRLLMIVDVEAIAHSDRW
- a CDS encoding PAS domain S-box protein, which translates into the protein MESSYQPIEVPQSSDLIGTLQSFSKKATIAVIAIGCAVLLGWMFNIPILKSILPGLVTMKANAAVCFILSGTSLWLWHRYPADESKRRLGQWFAGIVMVVGLLTLMQYVLGWDFGIDQLLFKASSDTFGTSSPGRMAPNTALNFLMLGVALLLFLGPYINYQAAQILSLAAFSVALLGVLGYLYGVKSLYGISSYTQMALHAAVGFALLSTGILFARPDRGVMAVVTSQNAGGMMARRMSPAVLGIPPLLGWIILAGYRAKSLETEIAISVLGSLNIIVFAVLIWWNSRNLNGIDIKRQRAETELRTLNQELEQRIDERTAELTEANQERDRFFTLSLDLLCIIGFDGTFKRLNPSWTRILGFAVEELLAQPFIEFIHPDDRDKSLAEAEKLTIGSQVLYFENRYRCKDGSYRWLAWTANAATDNQVMYCIARDITSSKQAEAELRESQERLEAIIDNYTAVIYLKDLEGRYILVNRQYEILFHKTKEQVVGKTDYDFFPKEMADAFRANDRKVIETGISLEMEEIVGQDDGLHAYLSTKFLLKNSTGAAYALCGISTDISDRKRTEEALQQQVQMLDLANDTIVLRDLDDRIAYWNQGAERLYGWAKEETVGQYIHAFLKTIFPQPVEEIKAACLRDGRWEGELIHTKRDGTQIVVASRWTLQREESGQPKAILEINNDITERKAAEETIRQNEERYRSLIAATSQIVWATDAQGQVVDMPAWRAFTGQSEEQVKGWGWLDAVHPEDRDPTARIWNKALETKSLYQVEYRIRAADGSYGYFWVRGIPVLAEDGSIREWVGVCTDISDRKQAEADLQRTAADLARSSAELRQQTSILQLVLNSMGEAVIVADETGKFLLFNPAAEKMFGLGSGDAPPDRWSTQYGLFLPDTVTVYPTADLPMTKAIRGEAVDDVEMFTRHAGIPEGLWAKINGRPLKDDNGVLKGGAIVCRNITSDKQAQERLQQLAKEQERLLQELKNRQNALDESAIVSETDLKGTITYANERFCQISGYTQEELMGQNHRIVNSGYHPKSFFQDFWATVYRGGVWKGEIKNKRKDGSLYWVDTTVSPIFDTNGNIIKYIGIRFDITQQKEAADRLIKLAEERKIEADSLTQQVVKLLGEIKGAAKGDLTVKAQVTNDILGALADSFNYLVTSLRKVVINIQDAAAQANQATTASIGNTNELAQQARTQALQIESTLKQIERMLNSIKDVSDAAKRAEQVAQQAATTAEMGGQAVDRTVDGINELRQTIAETSKMMKRLGEGSQQIGKIVTSISQIASQTNLLALNATIEAARAGEQGQGFAVVAEEVRKLAERSASATEEISEIVKTIQDEISRVMRAMESGTQQVVEGTHIAAAAKTNLIAIIEVSREINALVQNITRAAQKQTISAEEIAGSVKQVNAISTNTAQKAEDVTNSLGGLAVVVNKLQSSVTNFRSQ